One Etheostoma cragini isolate CJK2018 chromosome 18, CSU_Ecrag_1.0, whole genome shotgun sequence DNA window includes the following coding sequences:
- the LOC117961157 gene encoding E3 ubiquitin-protein ligase rnf146-like: MAGYGEVDCSVNALAPSKLIEEIGDACATDPFNPTTTTTTPECAICLQSCVHPVRLPCLHVFCFLCVKGASWQSKRCALCRQEVPEDFLERPVLLLPEELKAAAAGVSRSGGTRGGSRGDYAWYYEGRNGWWQYDERTSRELEEAFAKGRKSTEMLIAGFLYVADMENMVQYRRNEHGRRRKIKRDIVDIPKKGVAGLRLDPEPAPVSSVPVVTPAATERVSSADGSDTDGQSQSSFFGIMASLPPVRPPILLGRHLTIPRPPSPLSVEESFSQLLISQPEGEVVEGEEEIQTYEYASGSSESEEERPCERGRAETMPQIRHRLRESQLARMPPRGGPSSSALSRRSHSPDGQCTVTEV; encoded by the coding sequence ATGGCAGGCTATGGAGAAGTGGACTGTTCCGTGAATGCCCTGGCGCCCTCCAAGCTCATAGAGGAAATTGGAGATGCTTGTGCTACAGACCCTTTCaatcccaccaccaccaccaccacccctgAGTGTGCCATCTGCCTGCAGAGCTGCGTCCACCCTGTACGACTCCCATGCCTCCATGtcttctgtttcctgtgtgtgaaaGGTGCCTCCTGGCAGAGCAAGCGCTGTGCTCTCTGCCGACAGGAAGTTCCAGAGGACTTCCTGGAGCGGCCGGTTCTCCTCTTGCCTGAAGAACTGaaagcagcagctgcaggggTGAGCCGGAGTGGAGGGACCCGTGGCGGTTCCCGTGGAGACTATGCATGGTACTATGAGGGACGCAACGGCTGGTGGCAGTATGATGAAAGGACCAGCCGTGAACTGGAGGAGGCCTTCGCAAAAGGCAGGAAGAGCACAGAGATGCTGATTGCAGGGTTTCTTTATGTGGCCGACATGGAGAACATGGTGCAATATCGCCGCAATGAGCATGGCCGAAGACGCAAGATAAAGCGGGACATTGTAGATATCCCCAAGAAGGGTGTCGCAGGACTGAGGTTAGACCCTGAACCTGCCCCCGTTTCTTCTGTACCGGTTGTCACCCCAGCTGCAACAGAACGTGTCAGCTCAGCTGATGGATCAGACACTGATGGCCAATCGCAGTCTTCATTCTTTGGGATAATGGCATCTCTTCCCCCTGTTAGACCTCCAATACTCCTGGGACGCCATCTTACAATCCCCCGTCCTCCCTCCCCCTTAAGTGTGGAGGAGTCTTTCTCTCAGCTCCTAATCAGCCAGCCGGAGGGTGAAGTGgtggaaggagaagaagagatacAGACGTATGAGTATGCATCCGGCAGCAGTGAGAGTGAGGAGGAAAGGCCGtgcgagagagggagagcagaaaCGATGCCACAGATCAGACACAGGCTAAGAGAGAGCCAGCTGGCTAGGATGCCTCCAAGAGGCGGGCCCTCCAGCTCTGCACTCAGTCGCCGCTCACATAGTCCAGATGGTCAGTGCACTGTGACAGAAGTGTGA